In the Pecten maximus chromosome 5, xPecMax1.1, whole genome shotgun sequence genome, ACTGGTTGTCTTTGTTATGTTTTAGTTGGCCGGGTTGTCTTTGTTATGTTTTAGTTGGACGGGATGTCTTTGTTATGTTTTAGTTTGACGGGTTGtgtttgttatgttttagtTGGACGAGTTGTCTTTCTTTGTTATGTTTTAGTTTGACTGGTTGTCTTTGTTATGTTTTAGTTGGCCGGGTTGTCTTTGTTATGTTTTAGTTGGACGGGATGTCTTTGACATGTTTTAGTTTGACGGGTTGtgtttgttatgttttagtTGGACGAGTTGTCTTTCTTTGTTTTAGTTGGACAGAAGAGGAGTCCCAGGCAGTGATGGTTGATCCTAACGCTAATGTCTACATCATTTCCAATGTGCGGAGTGGCCGTGGTAAATTTGTGAAGTTGCCCCCAGTTTGGGGCCAGGCTGTCCCTACCAATGTGGACAGCACAACCATTTTACCTATTCTCACCTCTCACCATGATCCAACGGCAGCAGACATCTCTCCTGATGGCAAGGGACTCCTCATCAAGGCTAAAAGCCACATTTATTACTGGACTGTCACAGATGGCGACTATCTGACAGCGGTCACCAAGCCTTTCCAGGAACTTCCATACATTCACGAATCACTCGGTGAGGCCATCTGTTGGGACTACAAAAGTGAATCCTACTTCACACTTGCAGAGGGTCACTACAAACCTCTGTACGAATATGAGCCAGTCACATTGGACGAAGTCTCCAGGGTCAACTAAATCTGTACAAATCACATTAAAAATAATTCTTATTTGAATCGATTTAATCAATTTGTTAAGAAAAATGATCATCCATGACAGATAGACAACCAAATTACAAATGCGTTGATACTACTGTTCAACTCCTTGGGAGACATAGATATCAGTGTTAAATCTTTTGGAAACATATACCAGTGTTTAATTCCTTGGGAGACAGATATTAGTTTTTGGGAGGCATAGATACCAGTGTTTAACTCCTTGGGAGACATAGATACCAGTGCTTAACTCCTTGGGAGACATAGATATCAGTGTTTAACTCCTTGGGAGACATAGATACCAGTGTTTAACTCCTTGGGAGACATAGATACCAGGATTTAACTCCTTGGGAGACATAGATACCAGTGTTTAACTCCTTGGGAGAAATAGATATCAGTGTTTAACTCCTTGGGAGACATAGATACCAGTGTTTAACTCCTTAGGAGACATAGATACCAGTGTTCAACTCCTTGGGAGACATAGATATCAGTGTTTAACTCCTTGAGAGACATAGATACCAGTGTTTAACTCCTTGGGAGACATAGATATCAGTGTTTAACTCCTTGAGAGACATAGATACCAGTGTTTAACTCCTTCGGAGACATAGATATCAGTGTTTTAACTCCTTGGGAGACATAGATACCAGTGTTTAACTCCTTAGGAGACATATATACCAGAGTTTAACTCCTTGGGAGACAAAGATACCTGTGTTTAACTCCTTGAGAGACATAGATACCAGTGTTTAACTCCTTAGGAGACATATATACCAGAGTTTAACTCCTTGGGAGACATAGATACCTGTGTTTAACTCCTTGAGAGACATAGATACCAGTGTTTAACTCCTTGAGAGTCATAGATCCCAGTGTTTAACTCCTTGGGAGACATAGATACCAGTGTTTAACTCCTTAGGAGACATAGATACCAGTGTTCAACTCCTTGGGAGACATAGATATCAGTGTTTAACTCCTTGAGAGACATAGATACCAGTGTTTAACTCCTTGGGAGACATAGATATCAGTGTTTAACTCCTTGAGAGACATAGATACCAGTGTTTAACTCCTTGGGAGACATAGATATCAGTGTTTTAACTCCTTGGGAGACATAGATACCAGTGTTTAACTCCTTAGGAGACATATATACCAGAGTTTAACTCCTTGAGAGACATAGATACCAGTGTTTAACACCTTGAGAGACATAGATACCAATGTTTAACTCCTTGAGAGTCATAGATACCAGTGTTTAACTCCTTGGGAGACATTGTTTAACTCCTTGGGAGACATAGATACCAGTGTTTAACTCCTTGAGAGACATAGATACCAGTGTTTAACTCCTTGAGAGACATAGATACCAATGTTTATGTCCTTGGGAGACATAGATATTAGTGTTCAACTCCTTGAGAGACATAGATACCATGTTTTATGTCCTTAGGAGACATAGATATCAGTGTTTATGTCCCTGGGGAGACACAAAGATTCCAGTGTTATGTTCCTTGGGAGACATAGATATCATGTTCACCTCCCTGGGAGACATAGATATTGGGAATAGAACAGGAATTTTTTtccgggggaaaaaaaccccagTGTTTATGTCTTGGGGGACATATATTCGGTTTAAAACACCGAAAGCTATATCAGGTTTTAAATCCTTGGGGGCAAAATCAGtttttaaaatccttttaaagaattgttttttaAATCCTTTGGGAGCCCCTATTTAGGTTCCCCTCCCTTAAAATAGAACAGTTTTAGTTTTGGGGGAAAAAGCCATTTAGTCCCCTTTGGGGGGCATGTCCCTGAAATCCTGGGAGAAAAGGCACCGTGTTTAAAATGGGAAGGCAAGTCCCCGGAATCCTTGGGGAGGGCAAAATACCAGTGAACTCCTTG is a window encoding:
- the LOC117328214 gene encoding uncharacterized protein LOC117328214 translates to MTVLLLALVSCVVVNAQLPQFSNGQVKGYISTPIIDEASGLAASHLHEGILYTHNDHGDAPRIYAINATDATLVAMLTIGSGATNHDWEDVAVGPCTPGASTFCIYIADTGYSSANDDEANIIYRVQEPDSLTDQTLTVDSTLRFSWTEEESQAVMVDPNANVYIISNVRSGRGKFVKLPPVWGQAVPTNVDSTTILPILTSHHDPTAADISPDGKGLLIKAKSHIYYWTVTDGDYLTAVTKPFQELPYIHESLGEAICWDYKSESYFTLAEGHYKPLYEYEPVTLDEVSRVN